A DNA window from Natronogracilivirga saccharolytica contains the following coding sequences:
- the gyrA gene encoding DNA gyrase subunit A gives MSDKIIKINLEDEMKSSYIDYSMSVIVARALPDVRDGLKPVHRRALYGMSELGMLHNRAYKKSARIVGEVLGKYHPHGDSAVYDTIVRMAQDFSMRYTLVDGQGNFGSVDGDSAAAMRYTEVRMERLSEEILSDINKNTVDFQPNFDDTLTEPSVMPSKVPNLLINGASGIAVGMATNMPPHNMTEVVNGIKAYIQDSEIETAELMKHISAPDFPTGGIIYGYDGVKQAYETGRGRVVLRALASVEELRGNREQIVVTEIPYQVNKAALIEKIAYLVQIEKITDITDVRDESDREGMRIVIMLKRGAVPSVVLNQLYKYTQMQHTFGINNLALVKGRPKVLTLKDIIKHFVEHRIEVIIRRTLYDMDQAEARAHILEGLKIGVDNLDEVIETIRSSKNVPVANERLRRRFGLSDLQAKAILDMRLQKLTALERDKIDLEYKEILDQIREYRRILSSRDAQKEIIVEELDELEKKYGDERRTQIIHSADDFNIEDMIADEDVVVTISNTGFIKRTPVSGYRRQKRGGSGMKGATTKDDEYVEHLFVATNHNYILFFTKNGKCYWLKVYEIPEGSRLSRGRAIVNLIEIEKDDKVQAFVPVKTLDDENYTQAHNIIMATDKGVVKKTSLDAYSRPRKNGIMAIKVDDDDRLLSASLTDGNSTILLGAKNGRAIRFKETDVRLMGRNTRGVRGISLTGKDDKVVDMVVIKNTRDASVLALSEHGYGKRSLVEDYREQTRGGKGVITLKITPKTGSLIALKEVSDNDDLMIITEKGKIIRMHSKDIRSMGRNTQGVRMMKLGSEDTISGITRVVSEDDTDSVKKVGDQEDVDLTKGTADANNISGNNGDDENSDSGTGQLGFDDSDER, from the coding sequence ATGTCAGACAAGATCATAAAAATCAATCTCGAAGATGAGATGAAGTCCTCCTACATCGATTATTCGATGTCGGTAATTGTTGCACGGGCACTACCTGATGTCCGCGATGGACTTAAGCCGGTACACAGAAGAGCGCTCTATGGAATGAGTGAGCTTGGAATGCTCCACAATCGGGCATATAAAAAGAGTGCGCGAATTGTCGGTGAAGTTCTTGGTAAGTATCATCCGCACGGCGACTCCGCTGTCTACGATACCATCGTCAGAATGGCGCAGGATTTCTCGATGCGCTACACACTTGTAGACGGACAGGGAAATTTCGGATCGGTTGATGGTGACTCTGCTGCAGCGATGCGCTATACCGAAGTGAGGATGGAGCGGCTGTCTGAGGAGATCCTGTCTGATATCAACAAGAATACCGTAGATTTCCAGCCGAACTTTGATGATACCCTGACAGAACCATCTGTCATGCCGTCGAAAGTTCCGAATCTTCTGATCAACGGAGCGTCGGGTATAGCCGTAGGGATGGCAACCAACATGCCGCCTCATAATATGACGGAGGTTGTGAACGGAATCAAGGCTTATATACAGGATTCAGAGATTGAAACTGCTGAACTGATGAAGCATATTTCGGCTCCTGACTTCCCTACCGGAGGTATTATTTACGGTTATGACGGAGTGAAACAGGCGTACGAAACAGGAAGGGGCCGTGTGGTACTGAGGGCGCTTGCATCTGTAGAAGAGCTCCGCGGCAACAGAGAACAAATTGTCGTAACCGAAATTCCCTACCAGGTAAATAAAGCGGCTCTGATTGAAAAGATCGCCTACCTGGTTCAGATTGAGAAAATCACCGATATTACTGATGTAAGGGATGAATCGGATCGTGAAGGCATGAGAATTGTAATCATGCTTAAACGCGGAGCCGTGCCGAGTGTCGTTCTTAATCAGCTGTATAAGTACACGCAAATGCAGCACACATTCGGCATTAACAATCTCGCACTGGTCAAGGGCAGGCCTAAGGTGTTGACGCTCAAGGATATAATAAAACATTTCGTTGAGCATCGCATAGAAGTTATTATACGCCGTACGCTGTACGACATGGATCAGGCGGAAGCCCGGGCTCATATTCTTGAAGGACTAAAAATTGGTGTTGATAATCTGGATGAGGTTATTGAGACGATTCGCTCTTCAAAGAATGTACCTGTTGCCAATGAACGGCTCCGGAGAAGGTTCGGTCTCTCGGATTTGCAGGCCAAGGCGATTCTCGACATGAGACTTCAGAAGCTGACTGCACTTGAAAGAGACAAAATAGACCTTGAATACAAAGAGATTCTCGATCAGATCCGTGAATACCGTAGAATTCTGTCCAGCAGAGATGCACAAAAAGAAATCATCGTAGAAGAACTGGATGAGCTCGAAAAGAAATATGGTGATGAGCGCCGCACACAGATCATACACTCAGCAGATGATTTCAACATCGAGGATATGATTGCCGATGAGGATGTAGTAGTAACCATTTCCAATACCGGATTCATCAAGAGAACGCCGGTCAGCGGATATCGCAGACAGAAACGCGGCGGATCAGGTATGAAAGGAGCAACAACCAAGGATGATGAGTACGTCGAACACCTGTTTGTTGCAACCAACCACAATTACATACTCTTTTTCACCAAAAACGGAAAGTGTTACTGGCTCAAGGTATATGAAATACCCGAGGGATCAAGGCTGAGCAGGGGCCGGGCAATTGTCAATCTCATCGAAATTGAGAAAGATGACAAAGTTCAGGCATTTGTACCTGTCAAAACCCTTGACGACGAAAATTATACTCAGGCTCATAATATTATCATGGCAACCGATAAGGGAGTGGTTAAAAAGACCAGCCTGGACGCCTACAGCCGGCCCAGGAAAAATGGCATCATGGCTATTAAAGTAGATGATGATGACAGACTCCTTAGTGCGAGCCTGACGGATGGCAACAGTACCATTTTGCTTGGAGCAAAAAATGGCAGAGCTATCAGATTCAAAGAGACGGATGTCCGGCTGATGGGGAGAAATACCCGCGGAGTCAGAGGCATCAGCCTCACAGGCAAAGATGATAAAGTGGTGGATATGGTTGTCATTAAAAATACAAGAGATGCTTCCGTTCTTGCCTTATCAGAGCACGGTTATGGTAAACGGAGTCTTGTAGAAGATTATAGAGAACAGACTCGCGGCGGGAAAGGAGTCATTACATTGAAAATTACGCCGAAAACCGGAAGCCTTATTGCTCTTAAGGAAGTTAGTGATAATGATGATTTAATGATTATTACTGAAAAAGGAAAAATCATCAGAATGCACAGCAAGGATATCCGGTCTATGGGAAGAAACACCCAGGGAGTCAGAATGATGAAACTGGGCAGTGAGGATACCATATCCGGCATAACCCGTGTTGTCAGTGAAGATGATACAGACAGCGTAAAAAAGGTGGGGGACCAGGAGGACGTTGATCTTACCAAGGGTACGGCTGATGCTAATAATATTTCCGGAAATAATGGGGATGACGAAAATAGTGATTCCGGTACGGGTCAGCTGGGATTTGATGATTCTGATGAGCGATAG
- the gyrB gene encoding DNA topoisomerase (ATP-hydrolyzing) subunit B, with product MSQEKLPEYKASNIQVLEGLEAVRKRPSMYIGDTGQRGLHHLINEVVDNSIDEALGGYCDYIGLKINKDNSITIVDNGRGIPVDTHKKFGIPAVELVLTKLHAGGKFDKDSYKVSGGLHGVGVSCVNALSKKFDVEIHRDGEVHVMGFEYGKTTRPLEKVGTTDVTGTRITVHPDETIFTQGNEFRFDIISERMRELAFLNPEVTIELEDEREEEPLKETFHYEGGIIDFVKYLDEGRDSLVPEPMYFSGESDDVPVEVAMQYNNSYSENVHSYVNNINTHEGGTHISGFRRALTRALKNYGEKNRLIKGKVTISGEDFREGLTTVISIKVPEPQFEGQTKTKLGNTEIQSIVEVIVYEKLSEYLELNPKVAKTVIEKVMKAAEAREAARKARQLVQRKSAMAGMGLPGKLADCSINDPAHCEIYIVEGDSAGGSAKSGRNRSFQAILPLRGKILNVEKARVGKILENNEIRAMITALGVGVGFIEDFDISNLRYHKIIIMTDADVDGSHIRTLLLTLIYRYMQPLIEGGHVYIATPPLYKITQGSKIEYAWDDDSRDKILKQMKSSTRKIDVSRYKGLGEMNPEQLWETTMNPETRTLQQVTIESAAAADKLFTVLMGDMVEPRRAFIERNSKYANLDI from the coding sequence ATGAGTCAAGAAAAATTACCGGAATACAAAGCGTCTAACATTCAGGTACTGGAAGGATTGGAGGCCGTCAGAAAGCGCCCTTCCATGTACATTGGTGATACCGGACAACGTGGCTTGCATCATCTTATTAATGAGGTGGTTGATAACTCCATTGACGAGGCATTAGGCGGTTATTGTGATTATATCGGTCTCAAAATCAACAAAGACAACTCAATTACCATTGTTGACAACGGCCGGGGCATTCCTGTTGATACGCACAAGAAATTCGGCATACCTGCTGTAGAGCTCGTTCTGACTAAACTTCATGCCGGCGGGAAATTCGACAAGGACTCTTATAAAGTATCAGGCGGACTTCACGGGGTTGGCGTCAGCTGTGTTAATGCGCTCTCGAAGAAATTCGATGTGGAAATTCACCGGGATGGTGAAGTTCATGTTATGGGATTTGAGTACGGCAAAACAACCAGGCCGCTTGAAAAGGTCGGAACTACTGATGTGACCGGAACCAGGATCACCGTTCATCCCGATGAAACCATATTTACACAGGGAAATGAGTTTCGATTTGATATCATATCAGAAAGAATGAGGGAACTGGCCTTTCTTAATCCGGAAGTTACTATTGAACTTGAGGATGAAAGGGAAGAAGAGCCGCTCAAAGAGACTTTTCATTATGAAGGTGGAATCATTGATTTTGTTAAATATCTCGACGAAGGCAGGGACTCCCTGGTACCGGAACCTATGTACTTTTCAGGTGAAAGTGATGATGTCCCGGTCGAAGTAGCCATGCAGTATAACAACTCATATTCGGAAAATGTCCACTCATACGTAAATAACATCAATACGCATGAAGGTGGTACACATATTTCCGGATTTCGGCGTGCTCTTACCCGGGCCCTGAAAAATTATGGTGAAAAAAACCGTCTCATCAAGGGCAAAGTGACCATTAGCGGGGAAGATTTTCGCGAAGGCCTTACAACAGTCATCAGCATCAAGGTTCCCGAACCTCAGTTCGAGGGACAGACAAAAACCAAGCTTGGTAACACCGAAATCCAGAGTATTGTAGAAGTTATTGTCTATGAAAAGCTGAGTGAATATCTGGAACTCAATCCCAAAGTTGCCAAAACGGTTATTGAGAAAGTGATGAAGGCCGCCGAGGCAAGGGAGGCAGCAAGAAAAGCAAGGCAGCTGGTTCAGAGAAAAAGCGCCATGGCGGGAATGGGCCTGCCCGGAAAACTAGCGGACTGCTCAATTAACGATCCCGCTCATTGCGAAATATATATTGTTGAGGGTGATTCAGCCGGTGGATCGGCCAAATCAGGAAGGAACAGAAGTTTTCAGGCGATACTTCCCCTGAGAGGTAAAATTCTGAATGTAGAAAAGGCAAGAGTTGGAAAAATCCTCGAAAACAATGAAATCCGGGCAATGATTACGGCGCTCGGGGTTGGTGTCGGTTTTATTGAAGATTTTGATATCAGCAATCTCAGATATCACAAAATTATTATCATGACGGATGCGGATGTTGACGGATCTCACATTCGGACACTCTTGCTTACGCTGATTTATCGCTACATGCAACCCCTGATTGAAGGAGGTCACGTTTACATCGCGACCCCGCCTCTGTACAAAATCACACAGGGAAGCAAAATAGAGTATGCATGGGATGATGACAGCCGGGATAAAATCCTGAAGCAAATGAAATCCTCTACAAGAAAAATTGATGTTTCAAGATACAAGGGACTGGGTGAAATGAATCCCGAACAACTCTGGGAGACGACAATGAACCCGGAAACCCGCACCCTGCAGCAGGTTACAATTGAAAGTGCCGCAGCTGCAGACAAGTTGTTCACCGTACTCATGGGGGATATGGTAGAACCGCGCCGAGCTTTCATTGAAAGAAATTCGAAGTACGCCAATCTTGATATTTAA
- the rpmB gene encoding 50S ribosomal protein L28 produces MSLRDDIYGTRALNGYRSSKSNNKTKHRFKLNLQKRRFYIPEEDRWITLRVTAKTVRTINRKGISAVLKEAREKGTLKQNI; encoded by the coding sequence ATGTCTTTGCGAGATGACATCTACGGTACAAGAGCCCTGAACGGCTACCGTTCTTCCAAGTCCAATAACAAGACCAAGCATCGCTTCAAGTTAAACTTGCAGAAGCGCCGGTTTTATATTCCTGAGGAAGACCGCTGGATTACATTGCGGGTAACCGCCAAAACGGTACGTACGATAAACCGTAAAGGTATTTCTGCCGTACTTAAGGAAGCCCGAGAGAAAGGCACTCTAAAACAAAATATTTAA
- the rpmG gene encoding 50S ribosomal protein L33 has translation MAKAKGNRVQVILECTEAPGTSRYVTTKNRRTTTNRLELKKFNAKLRKHTLHKEIK, from the coding sequence ATGGCCAAGGCTAAAGGAAATCGCGTACAGGTTATTCTTGAATGTACGGAAGCACCAGGAACTTCACGGTATGTGACTACCAAGAATCGAAGAACGACAACAAACCGGCTTGAATTAAAGAAATTCAACGCCAAACTCAGAAAACACACTTTGCATAAAGAGATTAAATAA
- a CDS encoding DUF4295 domain-containing protein has product MAKKQVFGEQVLAAKAAQRKMAKVIVSKKTSKGKIAFHESTVDQENVKDFISRQKS; this is encoded by the coding sequence ATGGCCAAGAAACAGGTTTTCGGTGAACAGGTTTTGGCTGCAAAGGCAGCCCAGAGAAAAATGGCCAAAGTCATTGTTTCTAAAAAAACCTCCAAAGGAAAAATAGCTTTTCATGAATCAACCGTGGATCAGGAAAATGTAAAGGACTTCATTTCCAGACAAAAATCCTGA
- a CDS encoding GatB/YqeY domain-containing protein, giving the protein MSAIYEKILADLKDAMRNKDTQRLQVLRSLKSKILEREISERKGGDVTLSDEQVQQVLMKSAKQRKESISQYKDAGRTDLAQTEEYELGIIEAYLPEMLSEDEIRDIVKNVIDKIGASSKSDMGKVMGTLMPRVKGKADGSVVNRIVRELLD; this is encoded by the coding sequence ATGAGTGCCATATACGAAAAAATTCTCGCTGATTTAAAGGATGCAATGCGTAATAAAGACACGCAGAGGCTGCAGGTTTTACGTTCTCTGAAATCCAAGATTCTGGAACGTGAGATCAGTGAAAGAAAAGGCGGCGATGTTACCCTGTCGGATGAGCAGGTTCAGCAAGTCTTGATGAAATCCGCCAAACAGCGCAAAGAGTCAATATCCCAGTATAAGGATGCCGGAAGAACCGACCTTGCACAAACCGAAGAATATGAGCTTGGTATCATTGAAGCTTATTTGCCGGAAATGCTTTCGGAAGATGAAATAAGAGATATAGTAAAAAATGTCATTGACAAAATCGGGGCCAGTTCCAAATCTGACATGGGAAAGGTTATGGGCACACTTATGCCCCGGGTTAAAGGCAAGGCTGACGGTTCTGTTGTAAACAGAATTGTTCGGGAATTACTGGACTGA
- a CDS encoding CvpA family protein, whose amino-acid sequence MSLLDGIILIILLVFAWKGFRNGLVKEVFRIAGLVLAGFVSFQYADLVSQLLKPFLGVPDEFLPYIGFAFLFIFALLAVHIAIFFIDSLIQLLLLSIPNKLLGSFFGLLKSSLFISILLIFFSGFGFPDNGIKQNSLLYKPILKVAPASYDIVARVLPGVKPYKDSVERYISVPD is encoded by the coding sequence ATGAGCCTACTGGACGGCATAATTCTTATCATCCTGCTTGTCTTTGCATGGAAAGGCTTTCGCAATGGACTTGTAAAAGAAGTCTTCCGAATTGCCGGACTGGTACTTGCGGGCTTTGTTTCTTTTCAATATGCCGACCTCGTGTCTCAACTTTTAAAACCTTTTCTGGGTGTCCCTGATGAGTTCCTACCCTACATCGGGTTTGCGTTTCTTTTCATATTTGCCCTGCTGGCAGTGCATATAGCCATTTTTTTTATCGATTCACTGATTCAGCTCCTGCTGCTCAGCATACCAAACAAACTGCTTGGTTCCTTTTTCGGACTGTTAAAAAGCAGCCTGTTCATCAGCATACTGCTGATTTTTTTCTCCGGTTTTGGATTTCCTGATAACGGAATCAAACAGAACTCTCTTCTGTATAAGCCAATCCTGAAGGTAGCACCTGCATCTTATGATATTGTGGCGCGTGTATTGCCCGGAGTGAAACCCTACAAAGATTCTGTTGAACGTTACATATCCGTTCCTGACTAG
- the tyrS gene encoding tyrosine--tRNA ligase, translating into MTMLSVEKQLEIIERGTVEIIPRDELTEKLETSAKTGNPLRIKLGCDPTRPDLHLGHSVILRKMRQFQDLGHHAILIIGDFTAMIGDPSGTNKTRPALTREEVVENGKSYFEQASRILDPDKTEIVYNSDWLSPMSFEDVIRLASHYTVARMIERDDFTKRYQNNDTISLHEFLYPLAQGQDSVHLKSDVELGGIDQKFNLLVGRHLQKEFGQSQQICLMMPLLVGTDGTQKMSKSYDNYIGIDEKPEDMYGKALSIPDSLIYPYFELVTDVPHDQLPEYKYKAEKDPRNTKHELAWIITRMYHGEDRANQAKEHFEKTVIKKDVPDDIPEFSFDSDRSHRLIDIIKTAGFSPSNSEARRLVSQGGVSLDGEKVTNPNHELQLSNDDEVILKVGKRKYGLIKGS; encoded by the coding sequence ATGACCATGCTTTCTGTAGAAAAACAACTCGAAATTATTGAAAGGGGGACCGTGGAAATTATCCCCCGGGATGAACTGACTGAAAAACTGGAAACTTCCGCAAAGACCGGCAATCCGCTGCGAATAAAGCTGGGGTGTGACCCAACCAGGCCCGATCTCCATCTGGGACATTCTGTCATTTTGAGAAAAATGAGACAGTTTCAGGATCTTGGACATCATGCTATTCTGATTATCGGTGATTTTACGGCAATGATCGGGGATCCCTCCGGAACCAACAAGACCCGTCCGGCACTGACCAGGGAAGAGGTTGTCGAAAACGGCAAGTCTTACTTTGAGCAGGCATCCCGGATACTGGATCCGGATAAAACGGAAATCGTTTACAACTCTGACTGGCTTTCACCGATGTCATTTGAAGATGTCATTCGCCTGGCATCGCATTATACCGTGGCAAGAATGATCGAACGGGACGATTTCACAAAACGATACCAAAACAACGACACGATTTCACTTCACGAATTTCTGTATCCGCTTGCCCAGGGTCAGGATTCAGTCCATCTGAAATCAGATGTTGAGCTTGGGGGTATTGATCAGAAATTTAATCTTCTTGTGGGGCGCCATCTTCAGAAGGAATTTGGCCAGTCTCAGCAAATTTGTCTGATGATGCCATTGCTTGTCGGAACTGACGGTACCCAAAAAATGTCAAAGTCGTACGACAATTATATCGGTATAGACGAGAAGCCTGAGGATATGTACGGCAAGGCTTTGTCCATTCCTGACTCCCTGATTTATCCCTACTTTGAACTGGTAACCGATGTTCCGCACGACCAGCTTCCGGAGTATAAATATAAAGCAGAGAAGGATCCGAGAAACACAAAACATGAACTTGCCTGGATTATTACCAGAATGTACCATGGTGAGGACAGGGCGAATCAGGCAAAAGAGCATTTTGAAAAAACCGTTATCAAGAAGGATGTCCCTGACGATATTCCGGAGTTCTCTTTTGATTCGGATAGATCCCACCGCCTGATTGATATCATTAAAACTGCGGGATTCTCACCCAGCAACAGCGAAGCCAGAAGACTTGTCTCACAGGGGGGCGTATCTCTTGACGGTGAGAAGGTTACCAATCCAAACCACGAGCTTCAGCTATCAAATGATGATGAAGTCATTCTGAAGGTTGGCAAGAGAAAGTACGGTTTGATCAAAGGTTCCTGA
- a CDS encoding class I SAM-dependent methyltransferase: MSTLSYIKNFLKDPKVASITPSSRFTVQKLSQYIDFREKIRILEFGPADGVYTRFFLEKMTDDSEVAAIETNGDFVNALNKLDDIRLKVFMESAEKAGEIASHLDWQEVDYIVSGIPFSFLDDDVKHDILEQSSTILKKGGAFLGYQTSGHLKPYLKQHFPKVTTEMEYRNIPPMCIYIARK, from the coding sequence ATGAGCACGCTTTCATATATCAAAAATTTTTTAAAAGATCCAAAAGTCGCATCCATTACGCCTTCATCCAGATTTACGGTTCAGAAACTGAGTCAGTATATCGACTTTCGGGAGAAGATAAGGATACTGGAGTTTGGTCCTGCAGATGGAGTATATACAAGGTTCTTTCTTGAAAAAATGACAGATGATTCCGAAGTGGCTGCAATTGAAACAAATGGTGACTTTGTAAATGCTCTTAATAAACTCGATGATATCAGATTGAAGGTGTTCATGGAAAGTGCTGAGAAAGCGGGGGAGATTGCCTCACATCTTGACTGGCAGGAAGTGGACTACATCGTATCAGGAATCCCTTTTTCATTTCTTGACGACGATGTAAAGCATGATATACTGGAGCAGTCTTCCACTATACTTAAAAAGGGCGGTGCTTTTCTTGGCTATCAGACTTCAGGGCATCTTAAGCCCTATCTGAAGCAGCATTTCCCAAAAGTCACTACGGAGATGGAGTACAGGAATATTCCGCCCATGTGCATTTATATCGCCAGGAAATAA
- the uvrB gene encoding excinuclease ABC subunit UvrB, whose protein sequence is MSDFKLASPFKPAGDQPQAIAELVDGINENEKFQTLLGITGSGKTRTMASVIESTGKPTLVMSHNKTLAAQLYRELSDFFPDNCVEFFISYYDYYQPEAYIASQDKYIEKDLSINDEIQRLRLRATSSLLSGRRDVIIVSSVSCIYGIGSPSEYEKLIINLKTGNEIPRNKLLYDLVELHYSRNDHQFERARFRVRGDVVDLFPAYSEHALRISFWGDEIESLTLFDPETGELLEEVDQFFIYPASHYVTTKARLKQAIDQIRDELEIRLDILRAEEKYIEAQRLEQRTMFDIEMMQEIGFCPGIENYSRYLAGRKPDERPYCLFDYFPEDFLLFVDESHQTVPQIGAMYGGDRSRKVNLVEHGFRLPSALDNRPLTFEEWESMVNQCIFVSATPSDYELEKSQGTYVEQIIRPTGLMEPEIEVRPLKYQIDDIVGEVQKAVDKKQRVLCLTLTKRMSEELSQYLKDLGIKAAYMHSELDALERVEVLYRYRRGDYDVLVGINLLREGIDIPELGLVAILDADKEGFLRSETSLFQISGRAARNVDGRVIMYADKVTDSMKKVIDETQRRREIQKKYNEENGIVPATVAKDLKPLVDPALIGAKSFEMEEDEQQTEFLEQIKVADDGIHYKPAPAMKEVVFEDKDKFITHLKESMRTAAKNMEFEEAARIRDQIAQVEKNLDG, encoded by the coding sequence ATGTCTGATTTCAAACTTGCTTCCCCTTTTAAACCTGCAGGCGATCAGCCCCAGGCAATAGCCGAACTGGTTGATGGTATAAACGAGAACGAGAAGTTTCAAACGCTTCTGGGGATAACCGGTTCCGGAAAAACCAGAACGATGGCTTCGGTTATTGAAAGTACGGGCAAGCCGACACTGGTGATGAGCCACAACAAAACCCTGGCAGCCCAGCTATACCGCGAGCTCAGTGACTTTTTCCCGGATAACTGCGTTGAATTTTTTATCTCCTACTACGACTACTATCAGCCTGAAGCCTATATTGCATCCCAGGATAAGTACATTGAAAAGGATTTATCTATAAATGATGAAATTCAGCGACTCCGCCTCCGTGCTACCAGTTCGCTTTTGTCCGGCAGGCGCGATGTTATTATTGTCTCATCTGTCAGCTGCATATACGGAATCGGATCACCCAGCGAATATGAAAAGCTTATTATCAACCTGAAGACGGGAAATGAAATTCCCAGAAACAAGCTGTTGTATGACCTGGTTGAGCTTCACTACAGCCGCAATGATCATCAGTTTGAAAGAGCAAGGTTCAGGGTGCGTGGCGATGTCGTGGATCTGTTTCCTGCCTACTCAGAACATGCGCTTCGTATTTCATTCTGGGGAGATGAGATAGAGTCACTGACCCTGTTCGACCCCGAAACCGGCGAGCTTCTGGAGGAAGTTGATCAGTTTTTTATTTATCCGGCATCCCACTATGTCACGACCAAAGCAAGGCTTAAACAAGCCATCGATCAAATCAGGGATGAGCTTGAAATCAGACTGGACATTCTTCGAGCGGAAGAAAAGTATATCGAAGCCCAGCGTCTGGAACAACGCACCATGTTTGATATCGAAATGATGCAGGAGATCGGGTTTTGTCCCGGCATTGAAAACTATTCCCGTTATCTCGCCGGCCGCAAACCAGATGAGCGACCATACTGCCTGTTCGATTATTTTCCGGAAGACTTTCTGCTGTTTGTGGATGAATCACATCAAACTGTGCCTCAGATAGGAGCCATGTACGGGGGAGACCGCTCCAGAAAAGTCAATCTTGTTGAACACGGATTCCGCTTGCCCTCGGCACTTGATAATCGTCCGCTGACCTTTGAGGAATGGGAGTCGATGGTTAATCAGTGCATTTTTGTCAGTGCGACCCCATCAGATTATGAGTTGGAAAAAAGCCAGGGCACCTACGTGGAACAGATTATCAGACCAACGGGACTGATGGAACCGGAAATCGAAGTCCGGCCGCTTAAATATCAAATAGATGATATTGTCGGAGAGGTGCAAAAAGCTGTGGACAAAAAACAAAGGGTGCTGTGCCTGACTCTTACAAAGAGAATGAGTGAAGAACTTTCGCAGTATTTAAAAGATCTGGGAATAAAAGCTGCTTACATGCACAGTGAACTTGATGCGCTTGAACGGGTTGAGGTGCTGTACCGTTACCGGCGGGGAGATTATGACGTTCTGGTGGGAATCAATCTGCTCAGGGAGGGAATCGATATACCTGAACTTGGACTTGTGGCCATTTTGGATGCCGACAAAGAGGGCTTTCTTAGATCAGAAACATCGCTTTTTCAGATTTCGGGACGGGCTGCCCGAAATGTTGACGGCAGGGTGATTATGTATGCTGACAAGGTCACGGATAGTATGAAGAAAGTTATTGATGAAACACAGAGGAGGAGGGAGATCCAGAAGAAGTACAATGAAGAAAACGGCATTGTGCCGGCCACTGTTGCCAAAGACCTGAAACCCCTTGTAGATCCCGCGCTTATTGGTGCAAAATCTTTTGAAATGGAAGAGGATGAACAGCAGACAGAGTTTCTGGAGCAAATAAAAGTGGCTGATGACGGTATTCACTACAAACCGGCTCCGGCTATGAAAGAGGTTGTCTTTGAAGATAAAGACAAGTTTATAACTCATTTGAAGGAATCTATGCGTACTGCGGCAAAGAATATGGAATTTGAAGAAGCTGCAAGAATCAGGGACCAGATAGCACAGGTTGAAAAAAATTTGGACGGATAA